A single window of Lutzomyia longipalpis isolate SR_M1_2022 chromosome 1, ASM2433408v1 DNA harbors:
- the LOC129794215 gene encoding phosphatidylinositol-binding clathrin assembly protein LAP isoform X25: MASLNDRLLAARHSLAGQGLAKSVCKATTEEMIGPKKKHLDYLVHCTNEPNVSIPHLANLLIERSQNTNWVVVYKALITVHHLLAYGNERFMQYLASSNSTFNLSNFLDKGGVQGAVGARIGYDMSPFIRRYAKYLNEKALSYRTVAFDFCKMKRGKEEGTIRTMNADKLLKTLPVLQAQLDALLEFDCTANDLTNGVISMCFTLLFRDLIRLFACYNDGIINLLEKYFDMNKKQCRDALDLYKKFLVRMDRVGEFLKVAENMGIDKGELPDLTKAPSSLLDALEGHLAFLEGKKGSAANTPTQTASNQKNVKSGVSALSSTSSSFGTAAASARFDNHTNGIDEALKAQALAEEEAAMNQYKSKVSSPGGANSSTNPFLSSPPATQTAPIVDLFGGSPGGDGATKQNEAIPSGPTKASDDLLQLGNPFADIFSAPPAAGTAAPVAPGIPQQAPAGNMWMSNGFNGTAAAAAPQGGNTFVSDSNFSSVFGSTEPAGPQATAQATQPATGTGKVLTGDLDSSLASLAENLTINKSASAQVKGMQWNSPKNAAKPGANWTPQPMAATTGAGYRPMQGMAPMRQPMMGAPMAGMQGMPMQGQPGMPGMMAQPAPGMVAPQGQVAPTQASVGVPQQANVQLDPFGAL, translated from the exons ATGGCGTCGCTCAATGACAGACTTCTCGCTGCTCGGCACAGTTTAGCTGGCCAGGGCCTCGCAAAATCCGTCTGTAAAGCCACCACCGAGGAGATGATTGGCCCCAAGAAGAAGCACTTAGACT ATTTAGTACACTGTACCAATGAGCCGAATGTATCAATTCCACATTTGGCTAATTTACTCATTGAAAGATCACAAAATACCAATTGGGTGGTGGTCTATAAAGCTCTCATCACAGTACATCATTTACTGGCATATGGAAATGAG AGATTCATGCAATATTTAGCATCAAGTAATTCGACGTTTAATTTAAGCAATTTCCTCGATAAAGGAGGTGTACAAG GAGCTGTTGGAGCAAGAATTG GATACGATATGTCGCCCTTCATTCGGCGATATGCAAAATACTTAAATGAGAAGGCATTGTCCTACCGTACAGTGGCCTTTGACTTCTGCAAGATGAAACGTGGAAAGGAGGAGGGTACCATCAGGACGATGAATGCTGATAAATTGCTAAAGACTCTGCCGGTGCTACAGGCTCAGCTTGATGCTCTTCTTGAGTTTGATTGTACAGCAAATGACCTCACAAATG GTGTTATCAGTATGTGCTTCACATTGCTCTTTCGCGATCTTATTCGACTGTTTGCATGCTACAATGACGGCATTATTAATCTATTGGAGAAATACTTTGATATGAATAAGAAGCAGTGTCGGGATGCATTGGATTTGTACAAGAAATTCCTCGTGAGGATGGATCGTGTTGGTGAATTTCTCAAAGTGGCAGAAAATATGGGTATTGATAAGGGTGAACTGCCGGACTTGACAAAAGCACCCAGCTCTCTATTGGACGCCCTCGAGGGTCATTTGGCATTTTTAGAGGGCAAAAAAGGATCAGCCGCTAATACTCCAACACAAACAGCAAg CAACCAAAAGAACGTAAAGAGTGGTGTGTCTGCCCTCTCTTCTACTAGTTCATCGTTTGGAACGGCCGCAGCGTCAGCACGATTTGATAATCACACAAATGGTATTGATGAGGCGCTAAAGGCACAGGCGCTGGCGGAAGAGGAAGCCGCAATGAACCAGTACAAG TCGAAAGTCTCATCACCCGGTGGAGCaaattcatcaacaaatcCCTTCCTATCATCACCACCGGCCACCCAAACGGCACCCATTGTGGATCTCTTTGGGGGCTCACCGGGTGGTGATGGTGCCACAAAACAAAATGAAGCCATTCCATCAGGACCGACAAAGGCCTCAGATGATCTCCTTCAGTTGGGCAATCCGTTTGCTGATATTTTCTCAGCACCACCTGCAGCGGGTACGGCTGCTCCTGTGGCACCGGGTATCCCACAACAGGCACCTGCAGGAAATATGTGGATGAGTAATG GATTCAATGGAacagctgctgctgctgctccaCAAGGAGGCAACACATTCGTGTCAGACAGTAATTTCTCCTCTGTATTTGGATCAACAGAACCTGCTG GTCCACAGGCGACAGCTCAAGCGACTCAACCGGCAACTGGCACAGGGAAGGTGCTCACCGGTGACTTGGATAGTTCATTGGCATCACTTGCGGAAAATCTCACCATAAACAAGAGCGCTTCTGCTCAAGTCAA GGGAATGCAGTGGAACTCTCCAAAGAATGCCGCAAAACCCGGAGCTAATTGGACACCACAACCCATGGCGGCGACAACTGGGGCTGGTTATCGTCCTATG CAGGGAATGGCACCCATGAGGCAACCAATGATGGGTGCACCCATGGCTGGGATGCAGGGTATGCCAATGCAGGGACAACCAGGAATGCCAGGGATGATGGCACAGCCAGCACCAGGGATGGTGGCACCTCAGGGACAAGTGGCACCGACTCAGGCATCAGTTGGTGTACCGCAGCAAGCCAATGTCCAACTTGATCCCTTTGGGGCCCTCTAA
- the LOC129794215 gene encoding phosphatidylinositol-binding clathrin assembly protein LAP isoform X6, with amino-acid sequence MASLNDRLLAARHSLAGQGLAKSVCKATTEEMIGPKKKHLDYLVHCTNEPNVSIPHLANLLIERSQNTNWVVVYKALITVHHLLAYGNERFMQYLASSNSTFNLSNFLDKGGVQGAVGARIDLSSRDSSIGYDMSPFIRRYAKYLNEKALSYRTVAFDFCKMKRGKEEGTIRTMNADKLLKTLPVLQAQLDALLEFDCTANDLTNGVISMCFTLLFRDLIRLFACYNDGIINLLEKYFDMNKKQCRDALDLYKKFLVRMDRVGEFLKVAENMGIDKGELPDLTKAPSSLLDALEGHLAFLEGKKGSAANTPTQTASNQKNVKSGVSALSSTSSSFGTAAASARFDNHTNGIDEALKAQALAEEEAAMNQYKSKVSSPGGANSSTNPFLSSPPATQTAPIVDLFGGSPGGDGATKQNEAIPSGPTKASDDLLQLGNPFADIFSAPPAAGTAAPVAPGIPQQAPAGNMWMSNGFNGTAAAAAPQGGNTFVSDSNFSSVFGSTEPAALENPFGVDGGATGQIQGFDALGDVLRPGTHGGAAGVTAQTSGLPSAGPQATAQATQPATGTGKVLTGDLDSSLASLAENLTINKSASAQVKGMQWNSPKNAAKPGANWTPQPMAATTGAGYRPMAQGMPVPPSPSTIHPLIHAPFPAMTPYLNQQGMAPMRQPMMGAPMAGMQGMPMQGQPGMPGMMAQPAPGMVAPQGQVAPTQASVGVPQQANVQLDPFGAL; translated from the exons ATGGCGTCGCTCAATGACAGACTTCTCGCTGCTCGGCACAGTTTAGCTGGCCAGGGCCTCGCAAAATCCGTCTGTAAAGCCACCACCGAGGAGATGATTGGCCCCAAGAAGAAGCACTTAGACT ATTTAGTACACTGTACCAATGAGCCGAATGTATCAATTCCACATTTGGCTAATTTACTCATTGAAAGATCACAAAATACCAATTGGGTGGTGGTCTATAAAGCTCTCATCACAGTACATCATTTACTGGCATATGGAAATGAG AGATTCATGCAATATTTAGCATCAAGTAATTCGACGTTTAATTTAAGCAATTTCCTCGATAAAGGAGGTGTACAAG GAGCTGTTGGAGCAAGAATTG atTTATCTTCAAGGGATAGTAGCATTG GATACGATATGTCGCCCTTCATTCGGCGATATGCAAAATACTTAAATGAGAAGGCATTGTCCTACCGTACAGTGGCCTTTGACTTCTGCAAGATGAAACGTGGAAAGGAGGAGGGTACCATCAGGACGATGAATGCTGATAAATTGCTAAAGACTCTGCCGGTGCTACAGGCTCAGCTTGATGCTCTTCTTGAGTTTGATTGTACAGCAAATGACCTCACAAATG GTGTTATCAGTATGTGCTTCACATTGCTCTTTCGCGATCTTATTCGACTGTTTGCATGCTACAATGACGGCATTATTAATCTATTGGAGAAATACTTTGATATGAATAAGAAGCAGTGTCGGGATGCATTGGATTTGTACAAGAAATTCCTCGTGAGGATGGATCGTGTTGGTGAATTTCTCAAAGTGGCAGAAAATATGGGTATTGATAAGGGTGAACTGCCGGACTTGACAAAAGCACCCAGCTCTCTATTGGACGCCCTCGAGGGTCATTTGGCATTTTTAGAGGGCAAAAAAGGATCAGCCGCTAATACTCCAACACAAACAGCAAg CAACCAAAAGAACGTAAAGAGTGGTGTGTCTGCCCTCTCTTCTACTAGTTCATCGTTTGGAACGGCCGCAGCGTCAGCACGATTTGATAATCACACAAATGGTATTGATGAGGCGCTAAAGGCACAGGCGCTGGCGGAAGAGGAAGCCGCAATGAACCAGTACAAG TCGAAAGTCTCATCACCCGGTGGAGCaaattcatcaacaaatcCCTTCCTATCATCACCACCGGCCACCCAAACGGCACCCATTGTGGATCTCTTTGGGGGCTCACCGGGTGGTGATGGTGCCACAAAACAAAATGAAGCCATTCCATCAGGACCGACAAAGGCCTCAGATGATCTCCTTCAGTTGGGCAATCCGTTTGCTGATATTTTCTCAGCACCACCTGCAGCGGGTACGGCTGCTCCTGTGGCACCGGGTATCCCACAACAGGCACCTGCAGGAAATATGTGGATGAGTAATG GATTCAATGGAacagctgctgctgctgctccaCAAGGAGGCAACACATTCGTGTCAGACAGTAATTTCTCCTCTGTATTTGGATCAACAGAACCTGCTG CACTGGAGAATCCCTTTGGGGTTGATGGAGGAGCAACGGGGCAGATACAAG ggtTCGATGCACTTGGGGACGTGCTAAGACCGGGTACTCATGGTGGTGCAGCTGGTGTCACGGCTCAAACAAGTGGTCTCCCATCTGCAGGTCCACAGGCGACAGCTCAAGCGACTCAACCGGCAACTGGCACAGGGAAGGTGCTCACCGGTGACTTGGATAGTTCATTGGCATCACTTGCGGAAAATCTCACCATAAACAAGAGCGCTTCTGCTCAAGTCAA GGGAATGCAGTGGAACTCTCCAAAGAATGCCGCAAAACCCGGAGCTAATTGGACACCACAACCCATGGCGGCGACAACTGGGGCTGGTTATCGTCCTATG GCGCAAGGCATGCCAGTTCCTCCAAGTCCCAGCACAATACATCCGTTAATACACGCTCCTTTTCCCGCTATGACACCGTACTTGAATCAG CAGGGAATGGCACCCATGAGGCAACCAATGATGGGTGCACCCATGGCTGGGATGCAGGGTATGCCAATGCAGGGACAACCAGGAATGCCAGGGATGATGGCACAGCCAGCACCAGGGATGGTGGCACCTCAGGGACAAGTGGCACCGACTCAGGCATCAGTTGGTGTACCGCAGCAAGCCAATGTCCAACTTGATCCCTTTGGGGCCCTCTAA
- the LOC129794215 gene encoding phosphatidylinositol-binding clathrin assembly protein LAP isoform X12, which yields MASLNDRLLAARHSLAGQGLAKSVCKATTEEMIGPKKKHLDYLVHCTNEPNVSIPHLANLLIERSQNTNWVVVYKALITVHHLLAYGNERFMQYLASSNSTFNLSNFLDKGGVQGAVGARIDLSSRDSSIGYDMSPFIRRYAKYLNEKALSYRTVAFDFCKMKRGKEEGTIRTMNADKLLKTLPVLQAQLDALLEFDCTANDLTNGVISMCFTLLFRDLIRLFACYNDGIINLLEKYFDMNKKQCRDALDLYKKFLVRMDRVGEFLKVAENMGIDKGELPDLTKAPSSLLDALEGHLAFLEGKKGSAANTPTQTASNQKNVKSGVSALSSTSSSFGTAAASARFDNHTNGIDEALKAQALAEEEAAMNQYKSKVSSPGGANSSTNPFLSSPPATQTAPIVDLFGGSPGGDGATKQNEAIPSGPTKASDDLLQLGNPFADIFSAPPAAGTAAPVAPGIPQQAPAGNMWMSNGFNGTAAAAAPQGGNTFVSDSNFSSVFGSTEPAALENPFGVDGGATGQIQGFDALGDVLRPGTHGGAAGVTAQTSGLPSAGPQATAQATQPATGTGKVLTGDLDSSLASLAENLTINKSASAQVKGMQWNSPKNAAKPGANWTPQPMAATTGAGYRPMQGMAPMRQPMMGAPMAGMQGMPMQGQPGMPGMMAQPAPGMVAPQGQVAPTQASVGVPQQANVQLDPFGAL from the exons ATGGCGTCGCTCAATGACAGACTTCTCGCTGCTCGGCACAGTTTAGCTGGCCAGGGCCTCGCAAAATCCGTCTGTAAAGCCACCACCGAGGAGATGATTGGCCCCAAGAAGAAGCACTTAGACT ATTTAGTACACTGTACCAATGAGCCGAATGTATCAATTCCACATTTGGCTAATTTACTCATTGAAAGATCACAAAATACCAATTGGGTGGTGGTCTATAAAGCTCTCATCACAGTACATCATTTACTGGCATATGGAAATGAG AGATTCATGCAATATTTAGCATCAAGTAATTCGACGTTTAATTTAAGCAATTTCCTCGATAAAGGAGGTGTACAAG GAGCTGTTGGAGCAAGAATTG atTTATCTTCAAGGGATAGTAGCATTG GATACGATATGTCGCCCTTCATTCGGCGATATGCAAAATACTTAAATGAGAAGGCATTGTCCTACCGTACAGTGGCCTTTGACTTCTGCAAGATGAAACGTGGAAAGGAGGAGGGTACCATCAGGACGATGAATGCTGATAAATTGCTAAAGACTCTGCCGGTGCTACAGGCTCAGCTTGATGCTCTTCTTGAGTTTGATTGTACAGCAAATGACCTCACAAATG GTGTTATCAGTATGTGCTTCACATTGCTCTTTCGCGATCTTATTCGACTGTTTGCATGCTACAATGACGGCATTATTAATCTATTGGAGAAATACTTTGATATGAATAAGAAGCAGTGTCGGGATGCATTGGATTTGTACAAGAAATTCCTCGTGAGGATGGATCGTGTTGGTGAATTTCTCAAAGTGGCAGAAAATATGGGTATTGATAAGGGTGAACTGCCGGACTTGACAAAAGCACCCAGCTCTCTATTGGACGCCCTCGAGGGTCATTTGGCATTTTTAGAGGGCAAAAAAGGATCAGCCGCTAATACTCCAACACAAACAGCAAg CAACCAAAAGAACGTAAAGAGTGGTGTGTCTGCCCTCTCTTCTACTAGTTCATCGTTTGGAACGGCCGCAGCGTCAGCACGATTTGATAATCACACAAATGGTATTGATGAGGCGCTAAAGGCACAGGCGCTGGCGGAAGAGGAAGCCGCAATGAACCAGTACAAG TCGAAAGTCTCATCACCCGGTGGAGCaaattcatcaacaaatcCCTTCCTATCATCACCACCGGCCACCCAAACGGCACCCATTGTGGATCTCTTTGGGGGCTCACCGGGTGGTGATGGTGCCACAAAACAAAATGAAGCCATTCCATCAGGACCGACAAAGGCCTCAGATGATCTCCTTCAGTTGGGCAATCCGTTTGCTGATATTTTCTCAGCACCACCTGCAGCGGGTACGGCTGCTCCTGTGGCACCGGGTATCCCACAACAGGCACCTGCAGGAAATATGTGGATGAGTAATG GATTCAATGGAacagctgctgctgctgctccaCAAGGAGGCAACACATTCGTGTCAGACAGTAATTTCTCCTCTGTATTTGGATCAACAGAACCTGCTG CACTGGAGAATCCCTTTGGGGTTGATGGAGGAGCAACGGGGCAGATACAAG ggtTCGATGCACTTGGGGACGTGCTAAGACCGGGTACTCATGGTGGTGCAGCTGGTGTCACGGCTCAAACAAGTGGTCTCCCATCTGCAGGTCCACAGGCGACAGCTCAAGCGACTCAACCGGCAACTGGCACAGGGAAGGTGCTCACCGGTGACTTGGATAGTTCATTGGCATCACTTGCGGAAAATCTCACCATAAACAAGAGCGCTTCTGCTCAAGTCAA GGGAATGCAGTGGAACTCTCCAAAGAATGCCGCAAAACCCGGAGCTAATTGGACACCACAACCCATGGCGGCGACAACTGGGGCTGGTTATCGTCCTATG CAGGGAATGGCACCCATGAGGCAACCAATGATGGGTGCACCCATGGCTGGGATGCAGGGTATGCCAATGCAGGGACAACCAGGAATGCCAGGGATGATGGCACAGCCAGCACCAGGGATGGTGGCACCTCAGGGACAAGTGGCACCGACTCAGGCATCAGTTGGTGTACCGCAGCAAGCCAATGTCCAACTTGATCCCTTTGGGGCCCTCTAA
- the LOC129794215 gene encoding phosphatidylinositol-binding clathrin assembly protein LAP isoform X17: MASLNDRLLAARHSLAGQGLAKSVCKATTEEMIGPKKKHLDYLVHCTNEPNVSIPHLANLLIERSQNTNWVVVYKALITVHHLLAYGNERFMQYLASSNSTFNLSNFLDKGGVQGAVGARIDLSSRDSSIGYDMSPFIRRYAKYLNEKALSYRTVAFDFCKMKRGKEEGTIRTMNADKLLKTLPVLQAQLDALLEFDCTANDLTNGVISMCFTLLFRDLIRLFACYNDGIINLLEKYFDMNKKQCRDALDLYKKFLVRMDRVGEFLKVAENMGIDKGELPDLTKAPSSLLDALEGHLAFLEGKKGSAANTPTQTASNQKNVKSGVSALSSTSSSFGTAAASARFDNHTNGIDEALKAQALAEEEAAMNQYKSKVSSPGGANSSTNPFLSSPPATQTAPIVDLFGGSPGGDGATKQNEAIPSGPTKASDDLLQLGNPFADIFSAPPAAGTAAPVAPGIPQQAPAGNMWMSNGFNGTAAAAAPQGGNTFVSDSNFSSVFGSTEPAGPQATAQATQPATGTGKVLTGDLDSSLASLAENLTINKSASAQVKGMQWNSPKNAAKPGANWTPQPMAATTGAGYRPMAQGMPVPPSPSTIHPLIHAPFPAMTPYLNQQGMAPMRQPMMGAPMAGMQGMPMQGQPGMPGMMAQPAPGMVAPQGQVAPTQASVGVPQQANVQLDPFGAL, encoded by the exons ATGGCGTCGCTCAATGACAGACTTCTCGCTGCTCGGCACAGTTTAGCTGGCCAGGGCCTCGCAAAATCCGTCTGTAAAGCCACCACCGAGGAGATGATTGGCCCCAAGAAGAAGCACTTAGACT ATTTAGTACACTGTACCAATGAGCCGAATGTATCAATTCCACATTTGGCTAATTTACTCATTGAAAGATCACAAAATACCAATTGGGTGGTGGTCTATAAAGCTCTCATCACAGTACATCATTTACTGGCATATGGAAATGAG AGATTCATGCAATATTTAGCATCAAGTAATTCGACGTTTAATTTAAGCAATTTCCTCGATAAAGGAGGTGTACAAG GAGCTGTTGGAGCAAGAATTG atTTATCTTCAAGGGATAGTAGCATTG GATACGATATGTCGCCCTTCATTCGGCGATATGCAAAATACTTAAATGAGAAGGCATTGTCCTACCGTACAGTGGCCTTTGACTTCTGCAAGATGAAACGTGGAAAGGAGGAGGGTACCATCAGGACGATGAATGCTGATAAATTGCTAAAGACTCTGCCGGTGCTACAGGCTCAGCTTGATGCTCTTCTTGAGTTTGATTGTACAGCAAATGACCTCACAAATG GTGTTATCAGTATGTGCTTCACATTGCTCTTTCGCGATCTTATTCGACTGTTTGCATGCTACAATGACGGCATTATTAATCTATTGGAGAAATACTTTGATATGAATAAGAAGCAGTGTCGGGATGCATTGGATTTGTACAAGAAATTCCTCGTGAGGATGGATCGTGTTGGTGAATTTCTCAAAGTGGCAGAAAATATGGGTATTGATAAGGGTGAACTGCCGGACTTGACAAAAGCACCCAGCTCTCTATTGGACGCCCTCGAGGGTCATTTGGCATTTTTAGAGGGCAAAAAAGGATCAGCCGCTAATACTCCAACACAAACAGCAAg CAACCAAAAGAACGTAAAGAGTGGTGTGTCTGCCCTCTCTTCTACTAGTTCATCGTTTGGAACGGCCGCAGCGTCAGCACGATTTGATAATCACACAAATGGTATTGATGAGGCGCTAAAGGCACAGGCGCTGGCGGAAGAGGAAGCCGCAATGAACCAGTACAAG TCGAAAGTCTCATCACCCGGTGGAGCaaattcatcaacaaatcCCTTCCTATCATCACCACCGGCCACCCAAACGGCACCCATTGTGGATCTCTTTGGGGGCTCACCGGGTGGTGATGGTGCCACAAAACAAAATGAAGCCATTCCATCAGGACCGACAAAGGCCTCAGATGATCTCCTTCAGTTGGGCAATCCGTTTGCTGATATTTTCTCAGCACCACCTGCAGCGGGTACGGCTGCTCCTGTGGCACCGGGTATCCCACAACAGGCACCTGCAGGAAATATGTGGATGAGTAATG GATTCAATGGAacagctgctgctgctgctccaCAAGGAGGCAACACATTCGTGTCAGACAGTAATTTCTCCTCTGTATTTGGATCAACAGAACCTGCTG GTCCACAGGCGACAGCTCAAGCGACTCAACCGGCAACTGGCACAGGGAAGGTGCTCACCGGTGACTTGGATAGTTCATTGGCATCACTTGCGGAAAATCTCACCATAAACAAGAGCGCTTCTGCTCAAGTCAA GGGAATGCAGTGGAACTCTCCAAAGAATGCCGCAAAACCCGGAGCTAATTGGACACCACAACCCATGGCGGCGACAACTGGGGCTGGTTATCGTCCTATG GCGCAAGGCATGCCAGTTCCTCCAAGTCCCAGCACAATACATCCGTTAATACACGCTCCTTTTCCCGCTATGACACCGTACTTGAATCAG CAGGGAATGGCACCCATGAGGCAACCAATGATGGGTGCACCCATGGCTGGGATGCAGGGTATGCCAATGCAGGGACAACCAGGAATGCCAGGGATGATGGCACAGCCAGCACCAGGGATGGTGGCACCTCAGGGACAAGTGGCACCGACTCAGGCATCAGTTGGTGTACCGCAGCAAGCCAATGTCCAACTTGATCCCTTTGGGGCCCTCTAA
- the LOC129794215 gene encoding phosphatidylinositol-binding clathrin assembly protein LAP isoform X18: MASLNDRLLAARHSLAGQGLAKSVCKATTEEMIGPKKKHLDYLVHCTNEPNVSIPHLANLLIERSQNTNWVVVYKALITVHHLLAYGNERFMQYLASSNSTFNLSNFLDKGGVQGAVGARIDLSSRDSSIGYDMSPFIRRYAKYLNEKALSYRTVAFDFCKMKRGKEEGTIRTMNADKLLKTLPVLQAQLDALLEFDCTANDLTNGVISMCFTLLFRDLIRLFACYNDGIINLLEKYFDMNKKQCRDALDLYKKFLVRMDRVGEFLKVAENMGIDKGELPDLTKAPSSLLDALEGHLAFLEGKKGSAANTPTQTASNQKNVKSGVSALSSTSSSFGTAAASARFDNHTNGIDEALKAQALAEEEAAMNQYKSKVSSPGGANSSTNPFLSSPPATQTAPIVDLFGGSPGGDGATKQNEAIPSGPTKASDDLLQLGNPFADIFSAPPAAGTAAPVAPGIPQQAPAGNMWMSNGFNGTAAAAAPQGGNTFVSDSNFSSVFGSTEPAGFDALGDVLRPGTHGGAAGVTAQTSGLPSAGPQATAQATQPATGTGKVLTGDLDSSLASLAENLTINKSASAQVKGMQWNSPKNAAKPGANWTPQPMAATTGAGYRPMQGMAPMRQPMMGAPMAGMQGMPMQGQPGMPGMMAQPAPGMVAPQGQVAPTQASVGVPQQANVQLDPFGAL, encoded by the exons ATGGCGTCGCTCAATGACAGACTTCTCGCTGCTCGGCACAGTTTAGCTGGCCAGGGCCTCGCAAAATCCGTCTGTAAAGCCACCACCGAGGAGATGATTGGCCCCAAGAAGAAGCACTTAGACT ATTTAGTACACTGTACCAATGAGCCGAATGTATCAATTCCACATTTGGCTAATTTACTCATTGAAAGATCACAAAATACCAATTGGGTGGTGGTCTATAAAGCTCTCATCACAGTACATCATTTACTGGCATATGGAAATGAG AGATTCATGCAATATTTAGCATCAAGTAATTCGACGTTTAATTTAAGCAATTTCCTCGATAAAGGAGGTGTACAAG GAGCTGTTGGAGCAAGAATTG atTTATCTTCAAGGGATAGTAGCATTG GATACGATATGTCGCCCTTCATTCGGCGATATGCAAAATACTTAAATGAGAAGGCATTGTCCTACCGTACAGTGGCCTTTGACTTCTGCAAGATGAAACGTGGAAAGGAGGAGGGTACCATCAGGACGATGAATGCTGATAAATTGCTAAAGACTCTGCCGGTGCTACAGGCTCAGCTTGATGCTCTTCTTGAGTTTGATTGTACAGCAAATGACCTCACAAATG GTGTTATCAGTATGTGCTTCACATTGCTCTTTCGCGATCTTATTCGACTGTTTGCATGCTACAATGACGGCATTATTAATCTATTGGAGAAATACTTTGATATGAATAAGAAGCAGTGTCGGGATGCATTGGATTTGTACAAGAAATTCCTCGTGAGGATGGATCGTGTTGGTGAATTTCTCAAAGTGGCAGAAAATATGGGTATTGATAAGGGTGAACTGCCGGACTTGACAAAAGCACCCAGCTCTCTATTGGACGCCCTCGAGGGTCATTTGGCATTTTTAGAGGGCAAAAAAGGATCAGCCGCTAATACTCCAACACAAACAGCAAg CAACCAAAAGAACGTAAAGAGTGGTGTGTCTGCCCTCTCTTCTACTAGTTCATCGTTTGGAACGGCCGCAGCGTCAGCACGATTTGATAATCACACAAATGGTATTGATGAGGCGCTAAAGGCACAGGCGCTGGCGGAAGAGGAAGCCGCAATGAACCAGTACAAG TCGAAAGTCTCATCACCCGGTGGAGCaaattcatcaacaaatcCCTTCCTATCATCACCACCGGCCACCCAAACGGCACCCATTGTGGATCTCTTTGGGGGCTCACCGGGTGGTGATGGTGCCACAAAACAAAATGAAGCCATTCCATCAGGACCGACAAAGGCCTCAGATGATCTCCTTCAGTTGGGCAATCCGTTTGCTGATATTTTCTCAGCACCACCTGCAGCGGGTACGGCTGCTCCTGTGGCACCGGGTATCCCACAACAGGCACCTGCAGGAAATATGTGGATGAGTAATG GATTCAATGGAacagctgctgctgctgctccaCAAGGAGGCAACACATTCGTGTCAGACAGTAATTTCTCCTCTGTATTTGGATCAACAGAACCTGCTG ggtTCGATGCACTTGGGGACGTGCTAAGACCGGGTACTCATGGTGGTGCAGCTGGTGTCACGGCTCAAACAAGTGGTCTCCCATCTGCAGGTCCACAGGCGACAGCTCAAGCGACTCAACCGGCAACTGGCACAGGGAAGGTGCTCACCGGTGACTTGGATAGTTCATTGGCATCACTTGCGGAAAATCTCACCATAAACAAGAGCGCTTCTGCTCAAGTCAA GGGAATGCAGTGGAACTCTCCAAAGAATGCCGCAAAACCCGGAGCTAATTGGACACCACAACCCATGGCGGCGACAACTGGGGCTGGTTATCGTCCTATG CAGGGAATGGCACCCATGAGGCAACCAATGATGGGTGCACCCATGGCTGGGATGCAGGGTATGCCAATGCAGGGACAACCAGGAATGCCAGGGATGATGGCACAGCCAGCACCAGGGATGGTGGCACCTCAGGGACAAGTGGCACCGACTCAGGCATCAGTTGGTGTACCGCAGCAAGCCAATGTCCAACTTGATCCCTTTGGGGCCCTCTAA